A stretch of Eubalaena glacialis isolate mEubGla1 chromosome 10, mEubGla1.1.hap2.+ XY, whole genome shotgun sequence DNA encodes these proteins:
- the TNNI2 gene encoding troponin I, fast skeletal muscle, with protein MLQIAATELQKEESRREMEKESYLAEHCPPLHIPSSMAEVQELCQQLHTKINVAEEEKYDMEMKVQKSTKELEDLSQKLFDLRGKFKRPPLRRVRMSADAMLKALLGSKHKVCMDLRSNLKQVKKEDTEKERDLRDVGDWRKNIEEKSGMEGRKKMFESES; from the exons ATGCTCCAGATCGCAGCCACGGAGCTGCAGAAGGAGGAGAGCCGCcgggagatggagaaggagagcTACCTGGCCGAGCACTGCCCGCCGCTGCACATTCCCAGCTCCATGGCCGAGGTGCAG gagcTCTGCCAACAGCTGCACACCAAGATCAACGTGGCCGAGGAGGAAAAGTACGACATGGAGATGAAGGTCCAGAAGAGCACCAAGGAg CTGGAGGACCTGAGCCAGAAGCTGTTCGACCTGAGAGGCAAGTTCAAGAGGCCCCCGCTGAGAAGGGTGCGCATGTCGGCCGATGCCATGCTCAAGGCGCTGCTGGGCTCCAAGCACAAGGTGTGCATGGACCTGAGGAGCAACCTCAAGCAGGTCAAGAAGGAGGACACCGAGAAG GAGCGGGACCTGCGCGACGTGGGTGACTGGAGGAAGAACATCGAGGAGAAGTCGGGCATGGAGGGCCGCAAGAAGATGTTCGAGTCCGAGTCCTAG